A window of Sutcliffiella cohnii contains these coding sequences:
- a CDS encoding histidine kinase N-terminal domain-containing protein, with amino-acid sequence MSNVAKANFDKIFLFLQENQDEFLMEWEHYIKLSDNDIHKDKVKNNGYQMYILVKKALKDLISNEELKQLATKVALERVEANINIGEFVFNVNFGRTVILKYISKVDIPIEDLQSAIEKINYLFDQFSYYAVKKYTEIKDKELEEKTILIHETQKDRLALLGQMSSSFVHEFRNPLTAVIGFTKLLRDEYPTLKYLDIIDVELEQLNFRITQFLHTSKANIPGRKPEKINVNEVIDNILQLTYPSIVAADVDVKVEMECEVILEGNKDELRQVLLNLIINSIDALSNREKPKVIKITNCENGRFVGVSISNNGPEIPENTIGTIFEPFYTTKELGTGIGLFVCKNIIEKHNGTITCKSSREETIFRVELPRLEKV; translated from the coding sequence TTGAGTAATGTAGCTAAAGCCAATTTCGACAAAATATTTCTCTTTTTACAAGAAAACCAAGATGAATTTTTAATGGAGTGGGAGCATTATATTAAGCTTTCCGATAACGATATACATAAAGATAAAGTGAAAAATAACGGTTATCAAATGTACATACTTGTAAAAAAGGCATTAAAAGACTTAATTTCGAATGAAGAACTAAAACAGCTAGCTACTAAAGTCGCTCTTGAAAGAGTAGAAGCAAATATTAATATCGGGGAATTTGTTTTTAATGTTAATTTCGGAAGGACTGTCATTCTAAAATATATAAGTAAAGTAGACATTCCAATAGAAGATTTGCAAAGTGCAATAGAGAAGATTAATTACCTTTTTGATCAATTTAGTTATTATGCTGTAAAAAAGTATACAGAAATAAAAGATAAAGAGCTGGAAGAAAAAACAATACTAATTCATGAAACTCAGAAAGATCGCTTAGCATTACTAGGTCAAATGTCTTCAAGTTTCGTCCACGAATTTCGTAATCCTCTTACAGCAGTAATTGGGTTTACTAAACTGCTTCGTGATGAGTACCCAACATTAAAGTATCTAGATATTATCGATGTTGAATTAGAGCAACTTAATTTCAGAATTACACAATTTTTGCATACTTCTAAAGCTAACATTCCTGGTAGGAAGCCTGAAAAAATAAACGTAAATGAGGTAATCGATAACATTTTACAACTAACGTACCCTAGTATTGTCGCCGCCGATGTTGATGTAAAGGTAGAAATGGAGTGCGAAGTAATATTAGAAGGAAATAAAGATGAATTAAGACAAGTGTTACTAAATTTAATCATTAATTCAATTGATGCATTAAGTAATAGAGAAAAACCTAAAGTAATAAAAATAACGAACTGTGAAAACGGAAGATTTGTAGGTGTTTCAATTTCTAACAATGGACCGGAAATACCTGAGAATACAATTGGAACGATATTCGAGCCATTTTATACAACAAAGGAGTTAGGAACAGGAATAGGGCTTTTCGTTTGTAAAAATATTATTGAAAAACATAACGGTACCATTACATGTAAATCATCAAGAGAAGAAACAATCTTCCGAGTTGAACTACCTAGGCTTGAAAAAGTGTAA
- a CDS encoding ABC transporter permease, giving the protein MKRRYLIILLIILSIISLFIGVKNITPLDLIYWRDDEVQIFLISRVPRLVSIIIAGVSLSICGLIMQQLTRNKFVSPTTAGTMDSARLGVLVSLMLFTSASMFQKMIVAFIFALLGTFIFMKILDKVKYKDAIFIPLVGLMFGNIIGSITTFFAYKNDLIQNMSSWLQGNFSLIMQGRYELLYISIPLMAIAYLYANRFTVAGMGEEFAVNLGMNYKRVVNIGLIIVALVATLVLLTVGMIPFLGLIVPNIVSLYQGDNLKKNLSHTALIGAIFVLVCDILGRTIIYPYEIPIGLTVGVIGSGMFLYLLMRRKNYAA; this is encoded by the coding sequence ATGAAAAGAAGGTATTTAATAATCTTACTAATAATTTTATCCATTATCTCCTTATTTATCGGAGTGAAAAACATTACACCACTTGACTTAATTTATTGGAGAGATGATGAAGTACAAATTTTTCTAATAAGTCGAGTACCACGGTTAGTAAGTATTATTATTGCCGGTGTTTCTTTAAGTATTTGTGGTTTAATCATGCAACAATTAACTAGAAACAAGTTTGTTTCTCCTACTACTGCTGGAACGATGGACTCTGCGCGTTTAGGTGTTCTAGTTTCGTTAATGTTATTTACATCTGCAAGCATGTTCCAAAAAATGATTGTTGCGTTTATTTTTGCTTTACTAGGAACCTTCATTTTTATGAAAATATTAGATAAAGTTAAGTATAAAGATGCCATTTTTATTCCGTTAGTAGGTTTAATGTTTGGTAATATTATAGGTTCCATAACTACTTTCTTTGCGTACAAGAACGATTTAATTCAGAATATGTCTTCATGGCTACAAGGTAATTTTTCGTTAATTATGCAAGGAAGGTACGAATTACTCTATATAAGTATTCCTTTAATGGCTATCGCCTATCTTTATGCTAACCGATTTACGGTAGCTGGGATGGGAGAGGAATTCGCAGTTAACCTAGGAATGAATTATAAACGAGTAGTTAATATCGGATTAATTATTGTAGCGTTAGTAGCTACATTGGTATTGTTAACAGTCGGTATGATACCGTTTTTAGGATTAATTGTTCCTAATATCGTAAGTTTATATCAAGGAGACAACTTAAAGAAAAACCTATCTCATACTGCCCTAATTGGTGCAATCTTCGTATTAGTATGTGACATTCTTGGTAGAACGATTATTTACCCGTATGAAATCCCTATCGGTTTAACAGTAGGTGTTATAGGAAGCGGAATGTTCCTGTACCTATTAATGAGGAGAAAGAATTATGCAGCTTAA
- a CDS encoding iron chelate uptake ABC transporter family permease subunit, which yields MQLKWKISGLIIVSVALILTYLFIGLGSNWGYVLPRRGMKILAIVITGGTIAISTVVFQTITNNRILTPSLLGLDNLYILIQTFIIFLFGSTSFLLINKNVNFIISILLMVLFSLVFYKILFKREGNNIYFLLLVGIIFGTLFDSASTFMQVLIDPNEFMVVQDRMFASFNNVQTDLIFIAIGVLVLVGLYFMKFANYLDVLSLGKDEAINLGVDYDYAVKRLLIVIAILVSISTALVGPIIFLGLLVANVSYEFLKTYKHKYLLIGSVFISIIALVGGQLVVERVFTFSTTLSVIINFIGGVYFIYLLLRGTRK from the coding sequence ATGCAGCTTAAGTGGAAGATTTCAGGATTAATAATAGTATCAGTCGCATTAATACTAACGTATTTATTTATCGGGTTAGGTAGTAACTGGGGTTATGTTTTACCTAGAAGAGGAATGAAAATTTTAGCAATCGTCATCACTGGTGGAACAATTGCAATTTCTACCGTCGTCTTTCAAACGATTACAAACAACCGAATTTTGACTCCAAGTCTTTTAGGTTTAGATAATTTATATATTTTAATACAAACTTTTATTATATTTTTATTTGGTTCTACTAGCTTTCTTTTAATCAACAAAAATGTGAACTTTATTATCTCTATCTTATTAATGGTGTTATTTTCCTTAGTCTTTTATAAAATCTTGTTTAAAAGAGAAGGAAACAATATATACTTTCTTTTACTTGTAGGGATTATATTTGGAACATTATTTGATAGTGCTTCTACGTTCATGCAAGTACTAATTGATCCAAATGAGTTTATGGTTGTACAGGATAGAATGTTTGCTAGTTTTAATAATGTACAAACAGATTTAATTTTTATTGCAATAGGTGTACTCGTTTTAGTTGGACTCTATTTTATGAAGTTTGCCAACTACTTAGATGTTCTATCGTTAGGTAAAGATGAGGCAATTAACTTAGGTGTTGACTATGATTATGCAGTAAAACGGTTATTAATTGTTATTGCTATTCTAGTTTCTATTTCAACGGCATTAGTTGGTCCAATTATCTTTTTAGGTTTACTAGTAGCCAATGTATCGTATGAGTTTTTGAAAACGTATAAGCATAAGTACTTACTTATAGGATCTGTTTTTATTAGTATTATTGCACTTGTAGGTGGGCAACTCGTAGTAGAGAGAGTCTTTACGTTCTCAACAACTCTAAGTGTCATTATCAACTTTATTGGTGGAGTGTACTTCATATATCTTCTACTAAGGGGGACAAGAAAATGA
- a CDS encoding ABC transporter ATP-binding protein codes for MIEVLGVSKAYGNKKVVEDVSVNIEKGKITTFIGPNGAGKSTLLSIVSRLIKQDEGKVRIDGRDINRWNSNELAKKISILKQSNQINIRLTVRELVAFGRFPYSQGNLTKEDWQYVDDAIQYMDLGEMEHKFLDQLSGGQRQRAYIAMVIAQNTEYILLDEPLNNLDMKHSVQIMKVLSRLVKERGKTVIIVIHDINFASVYSDYIVALKDGKLIKEGATDHIINSDILKTIYDMDIHIENIQCNRICVYFS; via the coding sequence ATGATTGAAGTTTTAGGTGTAAGTAAAGCCTATGGAAATAAAAAGGTCGTAGAAGATGTTTCTGTAAATATTGAAAAAGGGAAAATAACGACTTTTATCGGGCCGAATGGAGCTGGGAAAAGTACGTTATTATCAATCGTTAGTAGGCTGATTAAGCAAGATGAAGGAAAAGTTCGCATAGATGGTAGAGATATAAATAGATGGAATAGTAATGAATTAGCAAAGAAAATTTCAATATTAAAACAATCTAACCAAATCAATATTCGCCTTACAGTACGTGAGTTAGTTGCATTTGGACGTTTCCCTTATTCACAAGGTAATTTAACAAAAGAAGACTGGCAATATGTTGATGATGCAATCCAGTATATGGACTTAGGTGAGATGGAGCATAAGTTTCTTGATCAGCTAAGTGGTGGTCAAAGGCAACGTGCTTATATTGCAATGGTAATTGCCCAAAATACAGAATATATTTTACTAGATGAACCGCTGAATAACCTTGATATGAAACATTCCGTTCAAATAATGAAGGTATTAAGTAGACTAGTAAAAGAAAGAGGAAAAACAGTTATTATTGTTATCCATGATATAAATTTTGCGTCTGTATATTCAGATTATATTGTTGCTTTAAAGGACGGAAAATTAATTAAGGAAGGCGCTACCGATCACATTATTAATTCAGATATTTTGAAAACAATTTATGATATGGATATTCATATAGAAAATATTCAATGTAATAGAATTTGTGTGTACTTTTCTTAG
- a CDS encoding siderophore ABC transporter substrate-binding protein, giving the protein MKKLLTVFTIIFFITILAACGNTDTTSGNASSNSNDEDVLTIEHELGSTAVTINPSKVVVFDFGILDSLDKMGIDVVGVPQANIPPYLSKYEDEKYENVGALKEPDFEKISEINPDLIIISARQAELYDELSKIAPTIHLGINTNDYLQSFESNMQTLGQIFNQEGYIEQQLASIKSAIEQLSEKTTKNGKNALIILANEGNISAYGPGSRFGIIHDEFGFEPVDAGIEVSTHGMNVSFEYILEQNPDYLFVIDRGAAVAGESSAKQTVENALIEKTKAYQEGNIIYLDPNYWYLSGGGLISVLEMVKEIEGALQ; this is encoded by the coding sequence ATGAAAAAATTATTAACTGTTTTTACAATTATATTTTTCATTACAATTTTAGCTGCGTGCGGAAATACTGACACAACGTCTGGAAATGCTAGCTCAAATAGTAACGATGAAGATGTACTAACAATTGAACATGAACTAGGGAGTACAGCTGTAACTATTAACCCATCAAAAGTGGTAGTGTTTGATTTCGGTATTTTAGATTCATTAGATAAAATGGGAATAGATGTAGTTGGAGTTCCACAGGCAAATATTCCGCCATACTTATCGAAATATGAAGATGAGAAGTATGAAAATGTAGGTGCTTTAAAAGAGCCAGATTTTGAAAAAATTAGTGAAATTAATCCGGACTTAATCATTATTTCAGCAAGACAGGCTGAATTATATGATGAGCTATCTAAAATCGCACCAACGATTCATCTTGGTATTAATACAAATGATTACTTACAATCATTTGAAAGTAATATGCAAACGTTAGGTCAAATTTTTAACCAAGAAGGATATATCGAACAACAACTTGCTTCAATTAAGAGCGCGATTGAACAATTGAGTGAAAAAACAACTAAAAATGGAAAAAATGCGTTAATCATACTGGCGAATGAAGGGAATATTAGCGCATACGGCCCAGGATCTCGTTTCGGTATCATTCATGATGAATTTGGGTTTGAGCCAGTTGACGCTGGTATTGAAGTTTCAACACATGGGATGAATGTATCATTTGAGTACATTTTAGAGCAAAATCCAGATTATTTATTTGTTATCGACAGAGGTGCAGCGGTTGCAGGTGAATCTTCTGCAAAGCAAACAGTTGAAAATGCGCTAATTGAAAAAACGAAAGCATACCAAGAAGGTAATATCATTTATTTAGATCCAAACTATTGGTATTTATCCGGTGGAGGTCTAATATCAGTTTTAGAAATGGTGAAGGAAATTGAGGGAGCACTTCAATAA
- a CDS encoding hemolysin family protein: MDSIPYDSIIFFGALLILSGYFSASETAITSANKVRLRNMADDENVKAQRSLKLTEKFDHSLSTILIGNNIVNIAMATIATKIATDLFGSQGTTLAISTAVTTILILIFGEVLPKSLAKQYAEKYLLVISASLMAVMKLFYPITWLFVQLKLGINKVLGSKEMEPTVTDEDVKALVEIGEEEGTFLSQEKELLHNAIEFDDIVVNDILTPRPDVVAVSINNSLLDIKETFVREKYSRIPVYEGTIDNIVGIISHRDFFEQYVENKNFELTDIMRKPHFVIGSSKISNLLKELQKSKNHLAIVIDEYGGTAGIISIEDIIEEIVGDIWDEHDESILLIEVLQEGKFRMDGKTSVEDFSTVVNLDVSDSSSITLSGWISEKIGYLPKKGEKIQLDFAEIIIEEVRKNRIQKVLVEVKMEQSYTA; the protein is encoded by the coding sequence TTGGACAGTATACCCTATGACTCGATAATCTTTTTTGGAGCATTATTAATACTTTCGGGTTATTTTTCTGCATCAGAAACAGCTATTACAAGTGCGAACAAAGTTCGTTTACGAAATATGGCTGATGATGAAAATGTAAAAGCACAGCGTTCGCTTAAATTGACGGAGAAGTTTGACCACAGTTTATCCACTATTTTAATTGGGAATAACATTGTAAACATTGCGATGGCGACGATTGCAACAAAAATTGCGACGGATCTGTTTGGTTCGCAAGGGACCACGTTAGCTATTTCAACTGCTGTTACTACGATTCTTATTCTTATTTTTGGTGAAGTTCTTCCGAAATCGTTAGCGAAACAATATGCAGAGAAATACTTGTTAGTTATTTCTGCTTCTTTAATGGCGGTCATGAAACTCTTCTATCCGATTACTTGGCTTTTTGTCCAGTTAAAGCTTGGCATAAACAAAGTATTAGGTTCTAAAGAAATGGAGCCAACTGTTACGGATGAGGACGTCAAGGCATTAGTCGAGATTGGAGAAGAAGAAGGGACATTTCTCTCTCAAGAAAAAGAACTATTGCATAATGCAATTGAATTTGACGATATAGTTGTAAATGACATATTAACACCACGACCTGACGTCGTTGCTGTGTCCATAAATAATAGTTTACTAGATATTAAGGAAACTTTTGTACGTGAAAAATACTCTAGAATTCCAGTATACGAGGGAACAATTGATAATATTGTCGGGATTATATCACACCGTGATTTTTTCGAGCAATATGTAGAAAATAAAAACTTTGAATTAACAGACATAATGAGAAAACCGCATTTTGTCATCGGTTCAAGTAAAATTTCAAACCTTTTAAAAGAACTACAAAAGTCTAAAAACCACCTTGCGATTGTTATTGATGAGTATGGTGGAACAGCGGGTATTATCTCAATTGAGGATATTATCGAAGAAATTGTCGGTGATATTTGGGATGAGCATGATGAAAGTATACTATTAATTGAAGTACTTCAAGAAGGAAAATTCCGAATGGATGGAAAAACATCCGTTGAAGACTTCTCCACTGTTGTAAATTTAGATGTTAGTGATTCTAGTTCCATCACATTAAGCGGCTGGATTTCTGAAAAAATTGGTTATTTACCGAAAAAGGGTGAAAAGATCCAATTAGATTTTGCGGAAATTATAATTGAAGAAGTCCGTAAAAATAGAATTCAAAAAGTTTTAGTTGAAGTGAAAATGGAACAATCTTATACCGCATAA
- a CDS encoding sodium:calcium antiporter translates to MVYFLFTISVIATVLIAMKLSKYADHISRNTTLGGAFLGAILLGGATSLPEITTSYTAAIIHNPDMILGNILGSNLFNLLTLAFINIYFLKQRIFQFKTKEHLYASILSLFLTVYLLFGLYIQSDIHFFGIGLDSILLLVGYGFGLWILSRIPSEKAEEKEAHPEKMERNSIRGTVIKFIVSCLLIMVFGTLLTLTGDKIAVITGLGSSFVGMFLIAVTTSLPEVVSCIVAVRLGNPSLAIGSVLGSNLFNLFVLGSSDIFYRSGLLLSSVDIFHYFSTFILIIMHLVVIFVLLRKTTHTPKYVYVSLLIFVLYVVNSLFLLFNPFPH, encoded by the coding sequence TTGGTCTATTTCTTATTCACTATTTCCGTAATAGCTACAGTACTAATTGCCATGAAATTATCAAAATATGCAGATCATATTAGCCGAAACACAACGTTAGGCGGAGCCTTTTTAGGAGCGATCCTTTTAGGTGGCGCTACCTCTTTACCAGAAATTACAACAAGTTACACAGCGGCTATCATTCATAATCCTGACATGATTTTAGGTAACATTCTTGGTAGTAACTTGTTTAATTTATTAACATTAGCATTTATTAATATTTACTTCTTAAAGCAACGCATTTTTCAATTTAAAACGAAGGAACATTTATATGCTAGTATTTTAAGTTTGTTCCTAACCGTATATTTACTATTTGGGTTGTACATTCAATCAGATATTCACTTTTTTGGAATCGGACTTGATTCTATTTTATTGTTAGTTGGTTATGGCTTTGGATTATGGATTTTATCGAGAATACCGAGTGAAAAGGCAGAAGAAAAAGAAGCTCATCCAGAAAAGATGGAGAGAAATTCTATTCGAGGAACAGTTATAAAGTTTATCGTTAGCTGCTTACTCATCATGGTTTTTGGTACGCTTTTAACGCTTACAGGGGATAAAATAGCAGTAATTACTGGTTTAGGATCTAGTTTTGTAGGAATGTTTTTAATTGCCGTAACTACATCGTTACCAGAGGTCGTAAGTTGTATCGTTGCTGTAAGGCTTGGAAATCCTTCGTTAGCTATTGGAAGCGTGTTAGGTAGTAATTTATTTAATTTATTCGTTCTTGGAAGTTCAGATATTTTTTATCGATCAGGACTACTTTTATCATCGGTAGATATATTCCATTACTTTTCGACGTTTATACTCATTATCATGCACCTAGTCGTTATTTTCGTTTTATTAAGAAAAACGACACATACTCCTAAATATGTGTACGTATCACTATTAATTTTTGTCTTATATGTCGTAAATAGCTTATTTCTACTTTTTAATCCATTTCCACATTAA
- a CDS encoding methyl-accepting chemotaxis protein: MSNWWKKQNIGTKYFTIFGITLALFVITLSIVFMQFYRLSGNVEKMDQASRQEILLTEMGSIVKEKTIKAYSYQFQPNETTVKQYEEISEHLTTLEENVEGIILSSQAEAFEQYKTINNQFNHLFFNELIAAILMDNEIIVTNTLRQMEVLNSQTIDILYDLRSQYEQMRQESNETTFSNITRSAIVILIATVLTIALSGIIIVRLNRSISNGLKNVVHTANEISEGNLSIGDIQTSSTDEIGQLSTSVNHMKNNLKAMVEEIQHVSQTVTIQSEALKESSNEVQQGGEQVAATMQQLSAGADQQADAASEINEKVNVFTSLISNTNTLGEDCFQASSEVLQSTSSGKELMKNSVEAMENIYENVEQSFQKIGGLEQKTKEVSSLVEVIQGIAAQTNLLALNAAIEAARAGESGRGFAVVAEEVRKLAEQVSQSLEGITTIVNGIKTESKIISESLTTSFHLVKEGTESIRITGDTFGTIHEHIQTMGERIQTMTHNLQDVTKTSKDINMSIESIASVTEESAAGIEETAATIEQSNHSMEEIASSAKNLSQLSEQLNVLVTKFK; the protein is encoded by the coding sequence ATGAGCAACTGGTGGAAAAAACAAAATATCGGAACAAAATACTTTACTATTTTCGGAATTACTCTTGCGTTATTTGTTATTACATTATCCATTGTCTTTATGCAGTTTTATCGATTAAGTGGTAATGTTGAAAAAATGGACCAAGCTAGTAGGCAAGAAATTTTGTTAACGGAAATGGGATCTATCGTTAAGGAAAAGACAATAAAAGCATACAGTTATCAATTTCAACCGAACGAAACGACTGTCAAACAATATGAAGAGATTTCAGAACACTTAACTACTTTAGAGGAAAATGTGGAAGGTATCATTCTTTCATCACAAGCAGAAGCTTTTGAACAGTATAAAACGATTAACAACCAATTTAATCATTTATTTTTCAATGAGTTAATTGCAGCTATTTTAATGGATAACGAAATTATCGTTACTAATACATTAAGGCAAATGGAAGTGTTGAACAGCCAAACAATAGATATTTTATATGATCTTCGCAGTCAGTACGAGCAAATGAGACAGGAAAGTAACGAAACGACTTTCTCTAATATAACTAGAAGTGCCATTGTTATTTTGATAGCAACAGTATTAACAATCGCTTTAAGTGGGATCATTATAGTTCGACTAAACCGTTCCATAAGTAACGGGCTAAAAAATGTTGTACATACAGCAAATGAAATTTCAGAAGGAAATTTATCTATTGGCGATATTCAAACATCAAGTACAGATGAAATCGGCCAGCTTAGTACGTCTGTCAATCATATGAAAAATAATTTAAAAGCAATGGTGGAGGAAATTCAACACGTTTCACAAACAGTCACCATTCAAAGCGAAGCACTCAAAGAATCTTCAAACGAGGTGCAACAAGGAGGCGAACAAGTAGCTGCTACGATGCAACAGCTATCCGCAGGTGCTGATCAACAAGCAGATGCTGCTTCTGAAATAAATGAAAAAGTGAATGTGTTTACTAGCCTAATTAGTAACACGAATACATTAGGGGAAGATTGCTTCCAAGCTTCATCTGAAGTTCTCCAATCAACATCTTCTGGTAAAGAATTAATGAAGAACTCAGTAGAAGCAATGGAAAACATTTATGAAAATGTAGAGCAGTCCTTTCAAAAGATTGGTGGTCTGGAACAAAAAACGAAAGAAGTATCTAGTTTAGTCGAAGTAATACAAGGTATTGCTGCTCAAACGAACCTTTTAGCATTAAATGCAGCAATTGAGGCGGCACGTGCTGGTGAAAGCGGCAGAGGCTTCGCAGTAGTTGCGGAGGAAGTAAGAAAGTTAGCGGAACAAGTATCCCAGTCACTTGAAGGAATTACTACTATCGTTAATGGCATTAAAACGGAATCTAAGATTATCTCCGAATCGCTTACGACTAGTTTCCATCTAGTGAAAGAAGGAACGGAATCAATTAGAATAACGGGCGACACGTTTGGTACGATTCATGAACATATTCAAACAATGGGTGAAAGAATACAAACGATGACGCATAACTTACAAGATGTAACAAAAACTTCTAAAGACATTAATATGTCGATTGAATCCATTGCATCTGTTACAGAGGAATCAGCTGCTGGTATAGAAGAAACAGCTGCAACAATTGAACAATCCAACCATTCTATGGAGGAAATTGCTTCAAGTGCTAAAAACCTCTCTCAATTATCAGAGCAGTTAAATGTATTAGTCACTAAATTTAAATAA
- a CDS encoding S8 family peptidase: protein MRKFSKLLSVLATLVLVVSFVLLPSSTSANGKSVMKEYLIGFEKNVGANDKQTVQNLGGQINHQFQYMNVLEVTLPEQAVNALEKNPNVAYIEENVKMHAVSQTVPYGVPHIKADVAHSQNVTGNGVKVAILDTGIDAAHEDLRVVGGASFVAGEPNALQDGNGHGTHVAGTVAALNNQVGVLGVAYDVDLYAVKVLGADGSGTLSGIAQGIEWSIANNMDVINMSLGGSTGSTTLKQAADNAYNSGLVVVAAAGNSGDFFGLINTIGYPARYDSVIAVGAVDSNNRRASFSSVGSQLEVMAPGVNILSTLPGNSYGSLNGTSMASPHVAGAAALLLAQDPTLTNVQVREKLRDTATNLGSSFYYGNGVIDVEKALQ, encoded by the coding sequence TTGAGAAAATTTTCTAAGTTACTTTCCGTTTTAGCAACTTTAGTTTTAGTTGTTTCTTTTGTGTTACTTCCAAGTAGCACGAGTGCAAATGGGAAATCTGTCATGAAGGAATATTTGATTGGGTTTGAGAAGAATGTTGGGGCAAATGATAAACAAACTGTCCAAAATCTTGGTGGGCAAATTAATCATCAATTTCAATATATGAACGTATTAGAAGTAACATTGCCGGAGCAAGCAGTTAATGCGTTAGAGAAAAATCCGAATGTGGCATACATAGAAGAAAATGTGAAAATGCATGCCGTAAGTCAAACTGTACCGTATGGTGTTCCTCATATTAAAGCAGATGTTGCTCACTCACAAAATGTAACTGGGAATGGCGTGAAGGTAGCCATACTTGATACAGGCATAGACGCAGCCCATGAAGATTTGCGAGTAGTTGGTGGAGCAAGTTTCGTCGCTGGTGAGCCGAATGCACTTCAAGATGGCAATGGACATGGAACACATGTAGCAGGAACTGTAGCAGCTTTAAATAATCAAGTAGGCGTTCTAGGTGTAGCGTATGACGTTGATCTTTATGCTGTTAAAGTGTTAGGTGCTGACGGTAGTGGAACGTTAAGTGGAATTGCACAAGGAATAGAGTGGTCTATTGCAAATAATATGGATGTAATTAATATGAGTTTAGGGGGAAGTACAGGGTCAACTACATTAAAGCAGGCTGCTGATAATGCATACAATAGCGGACTTGTTGTAGTAGCTGCTGCCGGCAATAGTGGAGATTTCTTTGGGCTTATTAATACGATTGGATATCCAGCTCGCTACGACTCTGTTATTGCGGTAGGAGCAGTAGATTCAAATAATAGAAGAGCATCTTTCTCTAGCGTCGGTAGCCAATTGGAAGTGATGGCTCCAGGTGTAAATATTTTAAGTACATTGCCTGGGAATAGTTACGGTTCTTTAAATGGAACATCTATGGCTTCACCTCATGTAGCAGGTGCTGCAGCTTTATTATTAGCACAAGATCCAACTTTAACGAATGTGCAAGTTAGAGAAAAATTACGTGACACAGCAACAAACTTAGGAAGCAGTTTTTATTATGGAAATGGAGTTATTGATGTAGAGAAAGCATTACAATAG
- the proC gene encoding pyrroline-5-carboxylate reductase has product MNKTLAFIGCGKMAQAIIGGMIQSGIVDRKRIIASARTEETRQLVKKTFNIKIEGDNKQVAKNADILFLAVKPDVHKEVIDEIKDYVKKDVIVITIAAGITLSYLESGFHNEVRAIRVMPNTPSLVREGMSVIAPNRYVTTDELDLVVKLCETFGQAEVMNEGLMDAIPAISGSSPAYVYMFIEALADGAVKQGIPRDQAYKLGAQAVLGAAKMVLETGKHPGELKDQVCTPGGATIEAVLTLEKEGLRSAVLSAMDVCTEKAKALANN; this is encoded by the coding sequence ATGAATAAAACGTTAGCATTTATAGGCTGTGGGAAAATGGCTCAAGCGATAATAGGTGGAATGATTCAATCAGGAATTGTTGATCGTAAGCGAATAATCGCAAGCGCAAGAACAGAAGAGACGAGGCAACTTGTAAAAAAGACTTTTAACATAAAAATCGAAGGAGATAATAAGCAAGTTGCAAAAAATGCTGATATATTATTTCTTGCTGTAAAGCCTGATGTTCATAAAGAAGTAATCGATGAAATAAAAGATTATGTGAAAAAAGATGTTATTGTAATTACGATTGCTGCGGGCATTACGTTGTCGTATTTGGAGAGCGGTTTTCATAACGAAGTGAGAGCAATTAGAGTAATGCCAAACACACCTTCTCTAGTGAGGGAAGGAATGAGTGTAATTGCACCTAACAGATATGTTACTACTGATGAGCTTGACCTAGTAGTTAAGCTATGTGAAACGTTTGGTCAAGCTGAAGTAATGAATGAAGGGCTTATGGATGCAATTCCAGCAATAAGTGGATCTTCTCCAGCTTACGTATATATGTTTATTGAAGCGCTTGCTGATGGGGCAGTTAAACAAGGGATTCCAAGAGACCAAGCATATAAACTAGGGGCACAGGCAGTATTAGGTGCAGCGAAAATGGTATTAGAGACAGGAAAGCACCCAGGAGAATTAAAAGACCAAGTTTGTACACCAGGTGGAGCGACAATTGAAGCAGTATTAACTTTGGAAAAAGAAGGATTACGTTCAGCTGTTCTTTCTGCGATGGATGTCTGTACAGAGAAAGCTAAAGCACTTGCAAATAACTAA